The window GCGTTCGCGCCCCGCCGGGACGTCCATTTCGACGTAGAGCCTGATGTGTCTGGTCTGCGCCCCGAGCACGGGACCGAATCGGCCGCCGGCGAGTGTCGCGGCTGCCGCGGCGAACGCCGACCGCAGGATTCCTCTTCTGTTCACATGGGCCTCCAACTCTCTTCCGCGGGGGCTCTGCCCCTCGGACTGCCTGCACGCTCTCTCCCGACGCCCGCTCGCACCGCGCTCTCCGAAATGGTTCTCGAGCCGCCGGTCAGCGCGGTGCGCCGGTGAGGAGCTGCGTCTTCGCCGCCATGTCCCTGGCGACGCCCATCACGAACAGCTCGAGCGGAACCGAGCCGGTGCCGGCGAACCGCGTCGTCTCTCCGAGGCGGACCGGGATGGCATCGCCGGCGCGAACCGCCGCCGTTCCCTCGACTCCGGCGAGGCTCAGCGTGCCCTCGCCGGCGAGCACGTAATACGCCTCGGCGACGGCGTCGTGCGCGAGGTCGGGAGTCGCCGCGCCGGGAGGCACCAGCAGGTGATCGACGTAGGACCACGACGTCGAGAACATCGCCGGCCCGGCGGCGCGCCGCGAGAGGACGGCGTTGGGAGGCGGCGGGGGCACGGCGGCTCCCCGGCCGCGGCCGCCCGGAGCCCTCAGCAGCGACCTGTCGAGGCGAATCGTCATGAACGTGGGAATGGCGTCGAGCGGCGCGCCGGCGCGCGTGTCGCCGAGATCGAAGTTGTCGTACACGCCCGGGACCAGCGAGACGTTCAGGTTCATCCACTGCACGGGCGCCGTGCCGGCGTTATAGATCGCGTGCGAGTGGCCGGCACGGCAGAGCACGCCGGCGGGTCCCTTCACGGTCGCCGTCCGTCCGTCGATCGTGAACTGCGCCTCGCCGTCGAGGATCACGAACATCTCCTCGACCACGTTGTGAAAGTGATGGCCGATGCCGGCCCCCGGCGGGATCACGCCGCGATGCAGGAAGTTGAATTCCGGCGTCAGCGCGCCGCGGCCGAGCAGGGCCGTGAACGACATGCTGCCCGCGCCGCCGTGGACCGCGGTCAACGATCGGAACGCCGCCGGATCCGTGTGCACGATTCGCTGGGCGAGCGCGGCCGGCGCGGCGGGGCTCTGCGCGCTGACGTGGATCAGCGCGGCGGCGGCGACGAGGAACGGCAGGGCGTGTCTCATGGTCCGACCTCAGTTCATCCCGGACGGATGGCGGAACCCGTGGGCCTTGGTCTGGATCGACCAGACGGACGATTCGCCGACGATGTAGAGCACGCTGTCCTGCGGGCCGCCGAAGGTGATGCTGATGGGGTACTGCGGCAGCCGAATCGTGCCCGCGGCGGTGCCGTCGGGGAGGAAGATCTGCACGCCGGTTCTCGTCGCCACGTAATACCGTCCGTCGGTGTCCACGGCCGATCCGTCCGCCCCGGAATCGAACCGGTCGGAGGGATTCGGCGCGTCGAGCACTTCCGGCTTCAGCGCGAGGACCGCGAACCGGCGTTTGTGCGACAGCGAACCGTCGGGCGCGATGTCGTACGCCCAGACGGCATTCCCGCCGGGCTGCTGCCAGGTGTTGTTCACGTAGAGCGTTCTGCCGTCGGGCGAGATCTCGACGCCGTTCGGCATGGCGAACTCGCCCGGCCCGATGACGACGCGGGCGGCGCCGTCGGGCGCGATGTAGTACACCTGCTTGCCCGGCTGCGATTTCTTCTCGTCCGGCGTGAACTGCGGATCCGTCACGTAGATCCCGCCCCTGGCATCCATCACCAGATCGTTGGGGCCGTCGATCGGACGGCCGTTGATGCGGTCGAGCAGCACCCGCAGCACGTGGCCGTTCGCCGGATCCACTTCGATCACCCGGTGGCCGAACATGTCGCAGACGATGAGGTTCCCCGTGCGCGCGGCGATGGTGCCGTTCGACTGCATGCCGTGCGCGAGCACCCGATAGCGGCCGTCGGGTTCCATCACGATCAGCCGGCTGCGTTCAGGGCTGCCGGTCCAGTCGCCCGCCGCCGGATTCTTGAACCACATGTCGGAGAAATACAGCTTCCCCTTCAGCCACGTCGGCCCTTCGGCGAACGTGAACCCGTGGGCGAGCTTCGTCGGCCGCTCTCCGGGCGCGATGATGCGCTCGTACGGCGTCTGCTCCGCGCGTCCGGCGGCGACGAGCGAGAGCAGC of the Vicinamibacterales bacterium genome contains:
- a CDS encoding cupin domain-containing protein → MRHALPFLVAAAALIHVSAQSPAAPAALAQRIVHTDPAAFRSLTAVHGGAGSMSFTALLGRGALTPEFNFLHRGVIPPGAGIGHHFHNVVEEMFVILDGEAQFTIDGRTATVKGPAGVLCRAGHSHAIYNAGTAPVQWMNLNVSLVPGVYDNFDLGDTRAGAPLDAIPTFMTIRLDRSLLRAPGGRGRGAAVPPPPPNAVLSRRAAGPAMFSTSWSYVDHLLVPPGAATPDLAHDAVAEAYYVLAGEGTLSLAGVEGTAAVRAGDAIPVRLGETTRFAGTGSVPLELFVMGVARDMAAKTQLLTGAPR
- a CDS encoding SMP-30/gluconolactonase/LRE family protein; the encoded protein is MKPAHPARVCCALLLSLVAAGRAEQTPYERIIAPGERPTKLAHGFTFAEGPTWLKGKLYFSDMWFKNPAAGDWTGSPERSRLIVMEPDGRYRVLAHGMQSNGTIAARTGNLIVCDMFGHRVIEVDPANGHVLRVLLDRINGRPIDGPNDLVMDARGGIYVTDPQFTPDEKKSQPGKQVYYIAPDGAARVVIGPGEFAMPNGVEISPDGRTLYVNNTWQQPGGNAVWAYDIAPDGSLSHKRRFAVLALKPEVLDAPNPSDRFDSGADGSAVDTDGRYYVATRTGVQIFLPDGTAAGTIRLPQYPISITFGGPQDSVLYIVGESSVWSIQTKAHGFRHPSGMN